In one Musa acuminata AAA Group cultivar baxijiao chromosome BXJ2-5, Cavendish_Baxijiao_AAA, whole genome shotgun sequence genomic region, the following are encoded:
- the LOC103986377 gene encoding uncharacterized protein LOC103986377 isoform X2 — MRASLSTVLMRRAVGRNVLRGVNFLPTRCLCSDVAAGGGGGGANSSHAVERDAGHEERDGVTTKQYDVAIVGGGMVGLALASALSSMPLTKHLKVAIVDPNPALSLRNYYDKSEMPDSRVSTITPATISLFKDVGAWEHVQQQRHAFFDQMQVWDYTGLGYTRYNARDVGKEYLGCVVENKVLCNSLLLSLQDADSRKTIIPAKLISMTIPPKSPSSGSSTGHTTMDKLSGMAKSDETFEQTQLRRLAKLELSDGQHIYSKLVVGADGAKSHVREMAGIKTSGWNYSQSGVICTVEHTMENHCAWQRFLPSGPIALLPIGDKFSNIVWTMGSDDSTRHKLMSVDDFVEAVNYALDHGYSPHPQSSSLDHYIESLPWITGPGTLSTRERFEVPPKVINVVSERMAFPLSLMHAHNYSSSQVVLIGDAAHAVHPLAGQGVNLGFGDASALAKVIAEGLSLGADIADLALLKRYEKERKVANITMMTILDGFQKAYSVDFGPINLVRAAAFHGAQYIAPLKKTIISYAMGDKKWPLFS, encoded by the exons TGTGGCTgctggaggtggaggaggaggtgctAATTCTAGCCATGCCGTGGAAAGAGATGCG GGCCATGAAGAGAGGGATGGTGTGACAACTAAGCAATATGATGTGGCTATCGTTGGTGGTGGCATGGTTGGACTGGCTCTTGCTAGTGCATTGT CAAGTATGCCTTTAACAAAGCATTTAAAGGTTGCCATTGTTGATCCAAATCCTGCACTGTCTCTGAGAAACTATTATGACAAGAGTGAGATGCCTGACTCAAGGGTCAGCACAATTACTCCTGCAACTATTTCGTTGTTCAAAG ATGTTGGTGCTTGGGAGCATGTTCAGCAGCAAAGACATGCATTTTTTGATCAGATGCAG GTATGGGACTACACTGGTTTGGGTTATACGAGATACAATGCTAGAGATGTGGGAAAAGAATATCTTGG ATGTGTGGTGGAGAATAAGGTTCTTTGCAATTCACTTTTATTATCCTTACAG GATGCAGATTCTAGAAAGACAATCATCCCTGCAAAACTAATCTCAATGACTATACCACCAAAAAGCCCATCTTCTGGATCATCCACTGGCCATACTACTATGGATAAGTTGTCTGGAATGGCTAAGTCTGATGAAACTTTTGAGCAGACACAACTTAGACGATTAGCCAAACTGGAACTGAGTGATGGACAGCACATCTATTCAAAGTTGGTG GTTGGAGCTGATGGTGCTAAATCACATGTTAGGGAGATGGCAGGAATCAAGACAAGTGGGTGGAATTATTCACAAAGTGGAGTTATATGTACAGTTGAACACACCATGGAAAATCATTGTGCTTGGCAGAGATTTCTACCATCTGGTCCAATTGCACTTTTACCTATTGGAGACAAATTTAGCAATATTGTATGGACAATGGGCTCTGATGACTCTACCAGGCACAAGTTGATGAGTGTTGATGATTTTGTAGAAGCTGTGAACTATGCACTAGATCATGGTTATAGTCCACATCCACAGTCGAGCTCTCTGGATCATTACATTGAGAGTTTACCATGGATCACTGGACCTGGAACACTATCCACTAGAGAACGCTTTGAAGTACCACCAAAAGTAATTAATGTGGTCTCAGAAAGAATGGCTTTTCCTTTATCATTAATGCATGCTCATAACTACTCATCAAGCCAAGTTGTGCTTATAGGTGATGCAGCACATGCAGTACATCCTTTAGCAGGTCAAGGTGTAAATTTAGGATTTGGAGATGCATCAGCTTTGGCTAAGGTCATTGCTGAAGGCCTTTCACTGGGTGCTGACATTGCGGAT CTTGCCTTGCTGAAAAGGTATGAGAAGGAACGGAAGGTGGCAAACATCACCATGATGACAATACTTGATGGTTTTCAGAAGGCTTACTCTGTTGATTTTGGACCGATCAATCTTGTAAGAGCTGCTGCATTCCATGGAGCTCAATATATAGCACCACTCAAGAAGACTATAATTTCGTATGCTATGGGCGATAAAAAATGGCCTCTCTTTTCATGA
- the LOC103986377 gene encoding uncharacterized protein LOC103986377 isoform X1, whose amino-acid sequence MRASLSTVLMRRAVGRNVLRGVNFLPTRCLCSDVAAGGGGGGANSSHAVERDAGHEERDGVTTKQYDVAIVGGGMVGLALASALSSMPLTKHLKVAIVDPNPALSLRNYYDKSEMPDSRVSTITPATISLFKDVGAWEHVQQQRHAFFDQMQVWDYTGLGYTRYNARDVGKEYLGCVVENKVLCNSLLLSLQQDADSRKTIIPAKLISMTIPPKSPSSGSSTGHTTMDKLSGMAKSDETFEQTQLRRLAKLELSDGQHIYSKLVVGADGAKSHVREMAGIKTSGWNYSQSGVICTVEHTMENHCAWQRFLPSGPIALLPIGDKFSNIVWTMGSDDSTRHKLMSVDDFVEAVNYALDHGYSPHPQSSSLDHYIESLPWITGPGTLSTRERFEVPPKVINVVSERMAFPLSLMHAHNYSSSQVVLIGDAAHAVHPLAGQGVNLGFGDASALAKVIAEGLSLGADIADLALLKRYEKERKVANITMMTILDGFQKAYSVDFGPINLVRAAAFHGAQYIAPLKKTIISYAMGDKKWPLFS is encoded by the exons TGTGGCTgctggaggtggaggaggaggtgctAATTCTAGCCATGCCGTGGAAAGAGATGCG GGCCATGAAGAGAGGGATGGTGTGACAACTAAGCAATATGATGTGGCTATCGTTGGTGGTGGCATGGTTGGACTGGCTCTTGCTAGTGCATTGT CAAGTATGCCTTTAACAAAGCATTTAAAGGTTGCCATTGTTGATCCAAATCCTGCACTGTCTCTGAGAAACTATTATGACAAGAGTGAGATGCCTGACTCAAGGGTCAGCACAATTACTCCTGCAACTATTTCGTTGTTCAAAG ATGTTGGTGCTTGGGAGCATGTTCAGCAGCAAAGACATGCATTTTTTGATCAGATGCAG GTATGGGACTACACTGGTTTGGGTTATACGAGATACAATGCTAGAGATGTGGGAAAAGAATATCTTGG ATGTGTGGTGGAGAATAAGGTTCTTTGCAATTCACTTTTATTATCCTTACAG CAGGATGCAGATTCTAGAAAGACAATCATCCCTGCAAAACTAATCTCAATGACTATACCACCAAAAAGCCCATCTTCTGGATCATCCACTGGCCATACTACTATGGATAAGTTGTCTGGAATGGCTAAGTCTGATGAAACTTTTGAGCAGACACAACTTAGACGATTAGCCAAACTGGAACTGAGTGATGGACAGCACATCTATTCAAAGTTGGTG GTTGGAGCTGATGGTGCTAAATCACATGTTAGGGAGATGGCAGGAATCAAGACAAGTGGGTGGAATTATTCACAAAGTGGAGTTATATGTACAGTTGAACACACCATGGAAAATCATTGTGCTTGGCAGAGATTTCTACCATCTGGTCCAATTGCACTTTTACCTATTGGAGACAAATTTAGCAATATTGTATGGACAATGGGCTCTGATGACTCTACCAGGCACAAGTTGATGAGTGTTGATGATTTTGTAGAAGCTGTGAACTATGCACTAGATCATGGTTATAGTCCACATCCACAGTCGAGCTCTCTGGATCATTACATTGAGAGTTTACCATGGATCACTGGACCTGGAACACTATCCACTAGAGAACGCTTTGAAGTACCACCAAAAGTAATTAATGTGGTCTCAGAAAGAATGGCTTTTCCTTTATCATTAATGCATGCTCATAACTACTCATCAAGCCAAGTTGTGCTTATAGGTGATGCAGCACATGCAGTACATCCTTTAGCAGGTCAAGGTGTAAATTTAGGATTTGGAGATGCATCAGCTTTGGCTAAGGTCATTGCTGAAGGCCTTTCACTGGGTGCTGACATTGCGGAT CTTGCCTTGCTGAAAAGGTATGAGAAGGAACGGAAGGTGGCAAACATCACCATGATGACAATACTTGATGGTTTTCAGAAGGCTTACTCTGTTGATTTTGGACCGATCAATCTTGTAAGAGCTGCTGCATTCCATGGAGCTCAATATATAGCACCACTCAAGAAGACTATAATTTCGTATGCTATGGGCGATAAAAAATGGCCTCTCTTTTCATGA
- the LOC103986377 gene encoding uncharacterized protein LOC103986377 isoform X3 — protein MMWLSLVVAWLDWLLLVHCVASMPLTKHLKVAIVDPNPALSLRNYYDKSEMPDSRVSTITPATISLFKDVGAWEHVQQQRHAFFDQMQVWDYTGLGYTRYNARDVGKEYLGCVVENKVLCNSLLLSLQQDADSRKTIIPAKLISMTIPPKSPSSGSSTGHTTMDKLSGMAKSDETFEQTQLRRLAKLELSDGQHIYSKLVVGADGAKSHVREMAGIKTSGWNYSQSGVICTVEHTMENHCAWQRFLPSGPIALLPIGDKFSNIVWTMGSDDSTRHKLMSVDDFVEAVNYALDHGYSPHPQSSSLDHYIESLPWITGPGTLSTRERFEVPPKVINVVSERMAFPLSLMHAHNYSSSQVVLIGDAAHAVHPLAGQGVNLGFGDASALAKVIAEGLSLGADIADLALLKRYEKERKVANITMMTILDGFQKAYSVDFGPINLVRAAAFHGAQYIAPLKKTIISYAMGDKKWPLFS, from the exons ATGATGTGGCTATCGTTGGTGGTGGCATGGTTGGACTGGCTCTTGCTAGTGCATTGTGTAG CAAGTATGCCTTTAACAAAGCATTTAAAGGTTGCCATTGTTGATCCAAATCCTGCACTGTCTCTGAGAAACTATTATGACAAGAGTGAGATGCCTGACTCAAGGGTCAGCACAATTACTCCTGCAACTATTTCGTTGTTCAAAG ATGTTGGTGCTTGGGAGCATGTTCAGCAGCAAAGACATGCATTTTTTGATCAGATGCAG GTATGGGACTACACTGGTTTGGGTTATACGAGATACAATGCTAGAGATGTGGGAAAAGAATATCTTGG ATGTGTGGTGGAGAATAAGGTTCTTTGCAATTCACTTTTATTATCCTTACAG CAGGATGCAGATTCTAGAAAGACAATCATCCCTGCAAAACTAATCTCAATGACTATACCACCAAAAAGCCCATCTTCTGGATCATCCACTGGCCATACTACTATGGATAAGTTGTCTGGAATGGCTAAGTCTGATGAAACTTTTGAGCAGACACAACTTAGACGATTAGCCAAACTGGAACTGAGTGATGGACAGCACATCTATTCAAAGTTGGTG GTTGGAGCTGATGGTGCTAAATCACATGTTAGGGAGATGGCAGGAATCAAGACAAGTGGGTGGAATTATTCACAAAGTGGAGTTATATGTACAGTTGAACACACCATGGAAAATCATTGTGCTTGGCAGAGATTTCTACCATCTGGTCCAATTGCACTTTTACCTATTGGAGACAAATTTAGCAATATTGTATGGACAATGGGCTCTGATGACTCTACCAGGCACAAGTTGATGAGTGTTGATGATTTTGTAGAAGCTGTGAACTATGCACTAGATCATGGTTATAGTCCACATCCACAGTCGAGCTCTCTGGATCATTACATTGAGAGTTTACCATGGATCACTGGACCTGGAACACTATCCACTAGAGAACGCTTTGAAGTACCACCAAAAGTAATTAATGTGGTCTCAGAAAGAATGGCTTTTCCTTTATCATTAATGCATGCTCATAACTACTCATCAAGCCAAGTTGTGCTTATAGGTGATGCAGCACATGCAGTACATCCTTTAGCAGGTCAAGGTGTAAATTTAGGATTTGGAGATGCATCAGCTTTGGCTAAGGTCATTGCTGAAGGCCTTTCACTGGGTGCTGACATTGCGGAT CTTGCCTTGCTGAAAAGGTATGAGAAGGAACGGAAGGTGGCAAACATCACCATGATGACAATACTTGATGGTTTTCAGAAGGCTTACTCTGTTGATTTTGGACCGATCAATCTTGTAAGAGCTGCTGCATTCCATGGAGCTCAATATATAGCACCACTCAAGAAGACTATAATTTCGTATGCTATGGGCGATAAAAAATGGCCTCTCTTTTCATGA
- the LOC135611895 gene encoding myb-related protein 308-like, whose protein sequence is MGRSPCCEKAHTNRGAWTKEEDERLIAYIKVYGEGCWRSLPKAAGLLRCGKSCRLRWINYLRPGLKRGNFTEDEDELIIKLHGLLGNKWSLIASRLPGRTDNEIKNYWNTQIKRKLIGRGVDPQAHGPANGCAGLAINPSRPRGVPVAVDEATVNPPSTGLAEDGHSSVTSMDDERCPDLNLDLSISPPCSEATEATPMSGPPCAPVICLCCHLGLQASEACSCQATPILHVLRYHRSLEEEEEEEEQHIDWFVHDHCSRVINHVAG, encoded by the exons ATGGGCAGGTCTCCTTGTTGCGAGAAGGCTCACACGAACAGAGGAGCATGGACTAAGGAGGAAGATGAACGCCTCATCGCCTACATCAAAGTTTATGGCGAGGGCTGCTGGAGATCTCTCCCAAAAGCGGCAG GCCTTCTTCGATGCGGCAAGAGCTGCCGGCTTCGGTGGATAAACTACCTGCGGCCGGGCCTCAAGCGCGGCAACTTCACGGAGGACGAAGACGAGCTCATCATCAAGCTTCATGGGTTGCTTGGAAACAA GTGGTCTCTGATCGCCAGCCGGCTACCGGGGAGgacggacaacgagatcaagaactactggaacacgcaGATCAAGCGCAAGCTCATCGGCCGCGGCGTCGACCCTCAGGCTCACGGCCCGGCCAACGGCTGCGCTGGCCTCGCCATTAATCCTTCTCGCCCACGAGGCGTCCCCGTGGCAGTCGACGAAGCCACTGTGAACCCACCGTCGACCGGGTTGGCCGAGGACGGGCACAGCAGCGTCACAAGCATGGACGACGAGCGCTGCCCCGACCTCAACCTCGACCTCTCCATAAGCCCTCCTTGCTCGGAGGCCACGGAGGCGACGCCGATGTCAGGTCCACCATGCGCTCCGGTCATCTGTCTGTGCTGCCATCTGGGTCTGCAAGCCAGTGAAGCATGCAGCTGCCAAGCGACTCCAATCCTCCATGTTCTCAGATACCATAGAtccttggaagaagaagaagaagaagaagagcaacacATTGATTGGTTTGTCCATGACCACTGCAGCAGAGTGATTAACCATGTTGCAGGGTGA
- the LOC103986375 gene encoding protein PSK SIMULATOR 1 has protein sequence MGGLCSKRSAVDKSPSETTFDSNGLRDNPLPTQSRSKKQGDSVRSMATEAKEKRLQQQPFSSSEGVRTPGGNIPATSAEATEPQFLRSLSQKSRSTKSKPSTSGKAGATKVSEVSSVLGKAGSLGLGKAVEVLDTLGSSMTSLHLSGAFVSGGSTKGNKISILSFEVANTIVKGFNLMQSLSKENIKHLKEVVLPSEGVQHLISKDIDELLRIAAADKREELKVFSKEVVRFGNRCKDPQWHNLERYFDKLASELPPQNQLKEVAETVMEQLMSLAQNTAELYHELHTLDRFEQDYRRKHQEEDSATGFQRGDNLQILRQELKSQRKHVKSLKKRSLWSKNLEEALEKLVDIVHFLHLEIYYIFGSTDTDKTEEETMKSQRRLGPAGLALHYANIITQIDTLVSRSSSVPQNTRDSLYQGLPPTIKNAIRSRLQSFQIKEELTIPQIKAEMEKTLRWLVPIANNTTKAHHGFGWVGEWANIGSEVNQKPAGQVELIRLETLYHADKEKTEAYILELLVWLHHLVCHSKSNTGGIRSPMKSPVHSPTQNSLIVTSTPIKPNAPSPVLTQEDEEMLRYVIFRKLTPGISKSQEFDTAKRKTSKRYRLSKSNSHSPTSSSTKDLFAVRRQSMLPVIDFDIDKIKALDVIDRVDNIRKL, from the exons ATGGGCGGGCTTTGCTCGAAAAGATCCGCTGTGGATAAGTCGCCCAGTGAGACTACCTTCGATTCCAATGGACTCAGAGATAACCCACTACCAACTCAATCCCGTAGTAAGAAGCAAGGGGATTCGGTCCGTTCCATGGCAACAGAAGCTAAGGAAAAGCGGCTGCAACAACAGCCTTTTTCCTCCTCGGAGGGGGTGAGAACGCCTGGTGGAAACATTCCAGCCACTTCCGCAGAGGCCACCGAGCCGCAGTTCTTGAGGTCTCTCTCACAGAAGTCCAGGTCAACCAAGTCAAAGCCTTCCACCTCTGGAAAGGCCGGGGCTACCAAG GTTTCAGAAGTGAGCTCAGTTTTGGGCAAGGCAGGTAGTCTTGGGCTTGGCAAAGCAGTGGAGGTACTGGACACACTTGGTAGTAGCATGACGAGTTTGCACCTCAGTGGTGCTTTTGTATCCGGAGGGTCAACAAAAGGAAATAAAATATCGATTTTATCTTTTGAAGTTGCCAACACAATAGTTAAAGGGTTCAATCTTATGCAATCACTTTCAAAGGAGAACATAAAGCATTTAAAGGAAGTGGTTCTTCCATCAGAAGGTGTACAACACCTAATATCCAAAGacatagatgagttgctaaggatcGCTGCTGCTGACAAAAG GGAAGAGTTGAAAGTATTTTCAAAAGAGGTTGTCCGCTTTGGAAATCGTTGCAAAGATCCTCAATGGCACAATTTGGAACGCTATTTTGACAA ACTAGCATCAGAACTTCCACCTCAAAATCAGCTGAAAGAAGTAGCAGAAACAGTGATGGAGCAACTCATGAGTTTGGCTCAGAATACAGCT GAATTATACCACGAGTTGCACACCTTGGATAGATTTGAGCAAGATTATAGGAGAAAGCATCAAGAAGAGGATAGTGCAACAGGATTTCAAAGAG GTGATAATCTCCAAATCCTAAGGCAAGAATTGAAGAGCCAAAGAAAGCATGTAAAATCCTTGAAGAAGAGATCACTCTGGTCCAAGAATTTGGAAGAG GCACTGGAAAAGCTTGTAGACATTGTCCATTTCTTACACTTGGAGATTTATTATATCTTTGGAAGCACTG ATACTGACAAAACAGAAGAGGAAACTATGAAGAGCCAGAGAAGACTGGGACCTGCTGGCCTTGCGCTGCATTATGCAAATATCATAACTCAGATTGACACTCTT GTCTCACGGTCAAGCTCTGTACCTCAAAATACAAGGGACTCATTGTACCAAGGTTTGCCTCCAACAATTAAAAATGCAATCCGTTCTAGGTTGCAATCATTTCAAATCAAGGAGGAG CTTACTATTCCTCAAATTAAAGCAGAGATGGAAAAAACCCTGCGGTGGCTTGTTCCAATAGCCAATAACACGACCaa GGCTCACCATGGTTTTGGTTGGGTTGGAGAGTGGGCAAACATCGG GTCCGAAGTAAATCAAAAGCCTGCTGGGCAGGTAGAATTGATCCGGTTAGAGACACTCTACCATGCAGACAAAGAGAAGACCGAAGCTTACATACTTGAATTACTCGTGTGGCTTCACCATCTTGTCTGTCACTCAAAATCCAACACTGGAGGAATCAGGTCTCCGATGAAATCTCCAGTTCATTCACCCACACAGAACAGCTTGATCGTAACATCAACCCCTATTAAACCAAATGCTCCATCGCCGGTGCTCACCCAAGAAGATGAAGAAATGCTGCGGTATGTGATATTCAGAAAATTGACCCCCGGGATCAGCAAAAGTCAGGAATTCGACACGGCAAAGAGGAAAACAAGCAAGCGCTACAGGCTGAGCAAGAGCAACAGTCATTCACCAACCAGTTCTAGTACGAAAGATCTCTTCGCGGTGAGAAGGCAGTCGATGCTTCCTGTCATCGACTTTGACATTGACAAGATAAAAGCATTGGACGTGATTGATCGAGTGGACAATATCAGAAAACTATGA
- the LOC103986374 gene encoding cytochrome b-c1 complex subunit 8 — translation MGKTPVRMKAVVYALSPFQQKVMPGLWKDLPGKIHHKVSENWLSATLLLAPIIGTYSYAQYYMEKEKLEHRY, via the exons ATGGGGAAGACGCCGGTGCGGATGAAGGCGGTGGTGTACGCTCTATCGCCGTTCCAACAGAAGGTGATGCCCGGGCTCTGGAAGGATCTCCCTGGAAAGATCCACCACAAGGTCTCCGAGAACTGGCTCAGCGCCACGCTCCTCCTCGCCCCGATCATCGGAACCTACAG TTATGCCCAGTACTATATGGAGAAGGAGAAGTTGGAACACAGGTACTAA
- the LOC103986373 gene encoding 3-phosphoinositide-dependent protein kinase 2 isoform X2, protein MMAVGGGGGEEMERDFEAKLRLQQPETTGDGGHARPAVQRTNSIVFRAPQEQFTINDFELGKIYGVGSYSKVVRAKKKDTGNVYALKIMDKKFIAKENKVSYVKLERIVLDQLDHPGIIRLCFTFQDTYSLYMALECCEGGELFDQITRKGHLSEDEARFYAAEVIDAMEYIHGVGLIHRDIKPENLLLTTDGHIKIADFGSVKPTKDSQITVLPNSANEKTCTFVGTAAYVPPEVLNSSPATFGNDLWALGCTLYQMLSGSSPFKDASEWLIFQRIIARDLKFPEYFSHEARDLIDKLLDTDPSKRPGAGPDGYASLRKHPFFKGIDWKNLRKASAPKLALEKDCGL, encoded by the exons ATGATGGCTGTCGGTGGTGGCGGTGGGGAGGAGATGGAGAGGGACTTCGAGGCGAAGCTCCGGCTGCAGCAGCCGGAGACGACCGGGGATGGGGGTCATGCCCGCCCGGCGGTGCAGAGGACCAACAGCATTGTCTTCAGGGCGCCGCAGGAGCAGTTCACCATCAATGATTTCGAGCTGGGGAAGATATATGGCGTCGGTTCCTACTCAAAG GTAGTCAGGGCAAAGAAAAAGGACACAGGAAATGtctatgctttgaaaattatggaCAAGAAGTttattgctaaagaaaataaagtTTCTTATGTAAAGCTGGAGCGCATTGTGCTTGATCAGTTGGACCATCCTGGCATAATCAGGCTTTGTTTTACATTCCAAGATACCTACTCTCTCT ACATGGCACTCGAGTGTTGTGAAGGTGGTGAGCTGTTTGACCAAATAACCAGG AAAGGTCATCTATCTGAGGATGAGGCTCGCTTCTATGCTGCTGAAGTTATTGATGCTATGGAATATATCCATGGTGTAGGATTAATTCATCGGGATATTAAG CCAGAGAACTTACTGCTGACCACTGATGGACACATTAAAATTGCTGATTTTGGCAGTGTGAAGCCCACCAAGGATAGCCAAATTACAGTTCTTCCAAATTCAGCAA ATGAAAAGACATGTACTTTTGTTGGAACGGCTGCTTATGTCCCTCCAGAAGTTCTTAATTCTTCTCCAGCAACCTTCGG GAATGATCTGTGGGCCCTTGGATGCACCTTATATCAGATGCTCTCTGGTTCATCTCCCTTTAAAGATGCTAGTGAATGGCTCATTTTCCAAAGGATCATAGCGAGAGACCTAAAATTTCCTGAGTACTTTTCACATGAAGCAAGAGACCTTATTGATAAGTTATTG GATACAGATCCAAGTAAAAGACCAGGTGCTGGACCTGATGGTTATGCTTCTCTCAGAAAGCATCCTTTTTTCAAAGGAATTGATTGGAAGAACTTGCGAAAAGCATCAGCACCAAAACTTGCTCTGGAGAAGGAT TGTGGATTATGA
- the LOC103986373 gene encoding 3-phosphoinositide-dependent protein kinase 2 isoform X1, which yields MMAVGGGGGEEMERDFEAKLRLQQPETTGDGGHARPAVQRTNSIVFRAPQEQFTINDFELGKIYGVGSYSKVVRAKKKDTGNVYALKIMDKKFIAKENKVSYVKLERIVLDQLDHPGIIRLCFTFQDTYSLYMALECCEGGELFDQITRKGHLSEDEARFYAAEVIDAMEYIHGVGLIHRDIKPENLLLTTDGHIKIADFGSVKPTKDSQITVLPNSANEKTCTFVGTAAYVPPEVLNSSPATFGNDLWALGCTLYQMLSGSSPFKDASEWLIFQRIIARDLKFPEYFSHEARDLIDKLLDTDPSKRPGAGPDGYASLRKHPFFKGIDWKNLRKASAPKLALEKDTSVDYDSQDTSWNPIHVGGAPSHQQGIPDGSPVATSSFVPQSHISRLASIDSFDSKWQEFLEPGETIVMISNLKKVQKLTNKKVQLILTDKPKLLYVDPSKMTANVNIIWSDNAGDLSVQVASSSHFKICTPKKVISFEDAKQRAWQWKKAIEGLQHC from the exons ATGATGGCTGTCGGTGGTGGCGGTGGGGAGGAGATGGAGAGGGACTTCGAGGCGAAGCTCCGGCTGCAGCAGCCGGAGACGACCGGGGATGGGGGTCATGCCCGCCCGGCGGTGCAGAGGACCAACAGCATTGTCTTCAGGGCGCCGCAGGAGCAGTTCACCATCAATGATTTCGAGCTGGGGAAGATATATGGCGTCGGTTCCTACTCAAAG GTAGTCAGGGCAAAGAAAAAGGACACAGGAAATGtctatgctttgaaaattatggaCAAGAAGTttattgctaaagaaaataaagtTTCTTATGTAAAGCTGGAGCGCATTGTGCTTGATCAGTTGGACCATCCTGGCATAATCAGGCTTTGTTTTACATTCCAAGATACCTACTCTCTCT ACATGGCACTCGAGTGTTGTGAAGGTGGTGAGCTGTTTGACCAAATAACCAGG AAAGGTCATCTATCTGAGGATGAGGCTCGCTTCTATGCTGCTGAAGTTATTGATGCTATGGAATATATCCATGGTGTAGGATTAATTCATCGGGATATTAAG CCAGAGAACTTACTGCTGACCACTGATGGACACATTAAAATTGCTGATTTTGGCAGTGTGAAGCCCACCAAGGATAGCCAAATTACAGTTCTTCCAAATTCAGCAA ATGAAAAGACATGTACTTTTGTTGGAACGGCTGCTTATGTCCCTCCAGAAGTTCTTAATTCTTCTCCAGCAACCTTCGG GAATGATCTGTGGGCCCTTGGATGCACCTTATATCAGATGCTCTCTGGTTCATCTCCCTTTAAAGATGCTAGTGAATGGCTCATTTTCCAAAGGATCATAGCGAGAGACCTAAAATTTCCTGAGTACTTTTCACATGAAGCAAGAGACCTTATTGATAAGTTATTG GATACAGATCCAAGTAAAAGACCAGGTGCTGGACCTGATGGTTATGCTTCTCTCAGAAAGCATCCTTTTTTCAAAGGAATTGATTGGAAGAACTTGCGAAAAGCATCAGCACCAAAACTTGCTCTGGAGAAGGAT ACCAGTGTGGATTATGATAGTCAGGATACTTCATGGAACCCCATACATGTTGGAGGTGCTCCCTCTCACCAACAAGGCATACCAGATGGAAGCCCAGTTGCCACATCATCTTTTGTGCCTCAGTCTCATATTTCTAGGCTGGCTTCAATTGATTCTTTTGACTCTAAATG GCAAGAGTTTCTTGAGCCGGGTGAGACTATTGTTATGATCTCAAATCTGAAGAAAGTTCAGAAGTTGACTAACAAAAAAGTGCAACTCATTCTtactgacaaacccaaattgctaTATGTGGATCCCTCCAAAATGACAGCTAATGTAAACATAATTTGGTCGGATAACGCCGGTGACCTCAGTGTCCAAGTGGCAAGTTCATCACATTTCAAGATATGCACT CCCAAAAAAGTTATTTCATTTGAAGATGCAAAACAGCGGGCATGGCAGTGGAAGAAGGCAATCGAAGGGCTTCAACATTGTTGA